Proteins encoded within one genomic window of Humulus lupulus chromosome 1, drHumLupu1.1, whole genome shotgun sequence:
- the LOC133825310 gene encoding uncharacterized protein LOC133825310, producing MPPNWISHLVRNHSKVHNQNHPQHHHTPPQPTNPQRLEQPPATQQDRPLQNPKQQPPYRTSQDNPQQQRQSRAGQHPRSPRRQTAEEPNPPNRGQRPSAGRRQVESGSAAKGPPRHNNAQGPTDQCRPPPVSRDMPARGGGNSANNRSHHNQSQFRDGHDYNEAYLGRGNVGLRQEEMGGEQNPPPREN from the coding sequence ATGCCTCCCAACTGGATCAGCCACCTAGTACGCAACCACAGCAAGGTCCACAATCAGAATcatccccaacatcaccacactccgccTCAACCGACAAACCCTCAGAGGCTGGAGCAACCCCCTGCTACTCAACAAGATAGGCCACTCCAGAATCCTAAGCAACAACCACCTTATCGCACTAGTCAAGATAATCCCCAGCAGCAAAGGCAGAGTAGGGCTGGGCAGCATCCTCGGagccctagacgccaaactgCCGAGGAACCAAACCCACCGAataggggacaacgtccttctgcagGCAGAAGGCAGGTTGAATCAGGCTCTGCGGCCaagggtcccccacgacataataatgcccaggGACCTACCGATCAATGTAGGCCTCCACCTGTCAGTCGGGACATGCCAGCAAGGGGAGGGGGAAATAGTGCGAACAATAGGTCGCACCATAATcagtcacaatttagagatggccatgactataatgaggcgtATTTGggcagaggaaatgttggtcTGCGACAAGAAGAGATGGGTGGAGAacagaaccctccaccaagagAGAATTGA